GAGCTAGCCTTCCATCTATcagaaggaccatgtccttccagcccTGAGTAGCTAGTGCATCAACCAATCGACCAATTCCTGGTTCCACCAAGTCTTTCAGCAATCTCCCttttaaaatttttctttttccaaactttgtcagcttgtcttgttcaccatcagactcactctcttcttcaccactccatCCCTCATCCTCAACAATTCTAACTGGTTTGTTTTTCAttgcagaccttgtcctcttggtCAATGAAGATTCAGCAACCTTAGACCCTGAtaaagacttcttggaagaagtcttgatCTTTTTAGGTTTGGGGGTATGAACCTCCACATATGTATGTTCCTCCTAATGGACCTGTCCCATCTCCTCAACATCAACAGCCTCAGAAGTCTCTACAACCTTAGCTTTTCCTTTATCTATCCTCttcttcttgctttcagccaaAGTCTTTTGTAATTCACCCTCACTCTGTTTCACCATACTTCTTGTGGATCTCCTCTTTGGCAAAGGAATTTCAACAGTTGTTGGGAATCGGCCTTTCTTTTCTTGGTGTTCTTTGTAATGTTTGGAACTTTAGGTGTTGGAGTTCTCCTTTTCTTGGGATTATAACTGGTACCTACTTTCTTCAGAAGGTCTGCTAGTGTTTCCTCAATAGATGAACTAGGTTTATCCACATGAGAACTTAAATTTACCAAACCCTCAGCAGCCTCCCCTGATCCACTTCCCCCTATTTTCATGCCACTTTCTCCTACAATTTCATCCTCTGTCCCACAAATTGCCAGTCTAATCATCTCAGAGGTGGGTGACGAATCAACCACTTCTACCCCTGTTCCTCTCACATCACAGCTTACACCCCCTCtctctctatttttctttttcatttttatttttacctcCTCTCCTTCTCAACTCAGGCATTTCCACATCTCTAACAAACCCAACATGAGCAAACTTATTTTTTACACTTTCAACCAAAACAGAATGTACCTCAGAAGGGGAACTCTGAATCTTCTCAGAATCAGAAGACCCATTTCCTCCCCCCTCACTTGCAGACTTGAAGGAATCGTCTAAGTGTTCAGATTCTTGGGCTTGGCTAGCCTTCAATTGTGCGTTCAATCATTCTGGCAGTGCACCTATAGCCACAATTTTACGAGCGAGCATCTTAACACGTTTCCTCCTATGCTGGGGGGTTGTACTGGGTTGGGGAGGTGTAGAGGAATCAGAAGAGGTAGGTTGTGGAGGAGTATCTGGGTTATCTTGAGGGTTCGACATTGTGACTGATTTCGTGAGAAACTTTTGGAGTTGGGCTTTTGGAAGAGAGAATAATTTAGATTGAAAGATATTTTGACGGTTTGGAATAATGAAGGTGGCAGAAGGTGATTATGAGTTTTAAAGAGAAAAACTTAATTAATGATCTAACGATAGCTTTTTGCAGTCAATTAGaagtctaatcaacctgaaatttcaggttgaatGAGCGATtaagcttccctagattttaggcaatttttgtgGTAAGAATTCTAGTAgagacggaactggttcaaaaaATAATCGAATAggattttttgatgtttttgaacATAGGTAGTACtttgctcatgatttaaatatttatatttctaattgtgtaGAGTATAAAAAACATAACTCGTTATTCAGATAAaccaatactgatgaaccaggttcttcatttagaatcctcttgatcatgcctcaatttacaaaaatagagaaaattttgttagagatTAGTGATTTATATCAACACATGTCACATgagtatactatttacagtatgaaactgagtaaaaattaatctagatatttacacaagttctagatttcctagccaatttgtttttcatttttttcattatgCATTCTGATCTGGTCCTATTAGGttatcttaatcatccctaattttAGCTTGTTCCTTTCAAAGCTTTCTCTACTTAGTGCTTTAGTAAAGATATCAACAAgctgtttatcagtagcacaaaattctatagtaatcaatcatttctcatagttgtcccttaagaagtgatgtctaacatctatgtgcttagtcttCTTATAATGAACTGAGTTCttagtcatactaatagcactactgttatcacaaaaaatagggatgaaaccaacttcaatgccaaaatccatCAACTGCTATTTGATCCACAgcagttgagcacaacaagaggcagcatCAACATACTCAGCCTCATCAgcggataaggccactgaattctgcttttTAATGGCTCATGATACCAGACATGAACCGagaaaatgagccatacctgTATAGTCAGCATCAGTATATCCTACTAGATTAAagttactacctttagggtaccagAGGCAAACGTCAATAgcgcctttcaaatatctcagtatcctcctGACAGCAGTCAAGTGGGATTCTTTAGGATTTTATTGAAAACAAgaacaaagccctacactgaaaataaTGTCAGATCTGCTAGCAGTaaaatacaaaagtgaaccaatcatacccctatacaacttctgatcaacagatgaaccaggcttatctatgtctaatttagtagttgttgcaatgggtgtgtctattttctttgattcatccattttaaacttcttaatcaactcttttgcatatttctgctgatggatcatggttccatttgggttttgtttgatctgtaagcctaagaagaagttaagctcacccatcataatcatttcaaattcactccccattaatttagcaaattccttactcaatttttcagtggttgccccaaaaattatgtcatcaacatatatttgtaatacaagtagatccttaccttttttccTCAAGAATAGAGTGATGTCAATCTTACCTCTTTTGTATCCATGTTAAAGTAGGAATTTGGATAGgtgttcataccatgctctaggatcctgcttgagtccatatagGGCCTTGTCCAGTTTGTATACATGATCTGGACACTACTTActttcaaaccctggaggttgtttgacaaagacttcttcctttaagtagccatttaggaaggtactcttcacatccatttggtgAAGGGTAAATTCCATGTGTGCTACAAAGTCTTTGAGGAGTCTTAtagcctctagtcttgcaactggagaaaaggtctcatcatagtctatgccctcctcttagCTATATCCTTGGACCCCAACCTTGCTTTGTTCTTTGTAACCATTCCATCTTCATCAACTTTGTTTCCGACgacccatttagtgccaattacCGATCTATCCTTGGGTCTTTTGACCAGATGCCACACTTGActtctttcaaacttattgaattcatcttgcattgcatttacctaGTCTGAATCCTGCAAAGCTTCAgcaatatttttaggttcaataagagataagaatgcatcaaaagcacacagattctttaattgagaTCTAGTTTTAACTCTAGAAGTTGGGTCAGTAGGAATGTTCTccatgggatgagaactttgatacttgtaaggtttcaccaCCAACTAATTTCTGTTTGAAGTTTCTCTCATGTTCTATTGCTGAGGACCAAGCTCATGGACAGGTTCCATTTGGAAATTAGATTcactttttctttgtttagttccccATGTCAGGTTTCCctagatggaagaacctgttccatcatctgttccttcttttggtgcagcTTCAGCTTGAGCTGTGACTTCACTCGATTgttttaccagcccaatagcttcatcttcatgttcttgtctctcagaaagaatgttagtttcatcaaaaactacatgtacactttcttctacatacatagttcttttgttgtaTACTTAATAAGCTTTGCTatatgaagaatatcccaagaatacacccgcatcacttctgggatcaaacttacataggagtcctttccattattgtgcacaaagaacttgcatccaaatgccctaagatgggatatatttggttttctccctttaagtaactcatagggagtcttctctataagtggtctagtcatgcacctattaatGATGTAATATGCAGTATTTatagcctctgcccagaagctatgaggTAGTTTACTAGAAAGAGGCATAGTCCTAGacatatcttcaagagtcataTTCtatctttcaactactccatttcgTTAAAGAGTCCTAGAGGCAtagaaattatgatctataccatgctcatcacaaaattcagcaaacgtagcattttcaaattcagttccatgatcagacctaattgatgcaagttgattacctagttatttccgagtttttctaacaaagacagtaaacatgtcaaatatttcatccttagatgttaaaaacaataCCCAAGTAAACCTAAAGTAATtatcaacaagcaccatcacatattTATTCCCACCTCTTCTCAATGTTCTCGTTGGACcatagagatccatatgaaccagttccatcgacctggtcgtgcttaccactttcttacttttaaaagaggatattacctgcttcccccttacacatgcctcacaaactttgtttTCCTTGAACTTGATTTTAGGTAACCCTATCGCCatgtccttggagactaatttgtagagttgatttagacttgcatgaccaagtcttttgtgccataagaggggattttgtccaacacacttaagaAATTGATTTTGTTTTCcgaaagagtggacaaatctacaatgtaaatattgttaactctttttccctgcaaaacaatcctgttagtggtaagattaatcgCAAAACATTTGGTAGAGCTGAATGCTACCAGGTTACCTTTGTCACATAGTTGTGATACACTGACTAGGCTATATTTCAAGACATCTAtaaagtagacattctcaatggaatgtgagtctgtcttacctacctttacaaccccaatgatctcacctttcttaacatttccaaaggagacattaccccATTTTAGTTCCTCAAAAGAAAGGAACTGGTTCatacttccagtcatatgctttgagcagccactatctaTGTACTATATTTGGCtatttcccttcacttggacctgtaaaatgaaatcaggggttagtcttaggaacccaaactagtttgggtccctttctatggtCAAATGAgtgaattaaattctttttagcccatccaggtagcctatttttctcttgaacaaatattttgctcttttgactggccttttcttttgcattatattcacttttgtaatgaccagtcttgccatagtgtgtgcagattttgttctcaggaagtgtgatgtacttgcttttgggatcccacttaggtgttgGGGTCCCATAACCAAGTCCTCTCTCATTGCTACTATGATGCTCTTGTAGCCAGGATAGTGCATCAGAAGACTTAATCCATTTACaagttctatctagttcatgtTTCACCTTGCCTAAATCTTCTTTTATGACTCTTATCTACTCATATCTCTTGTACAACTCAATCTTcatttttcctagattttcttctaaggtgaggtGTGTGTAATCAGCTTTCCTTGTgcctgttcctaatttcagttttaaattttcagatctaagttctaagacagtggtgtcaagttcaagaacctagttcttcaactcagtatttttacTGTCACTTTCACTAGTCCTGAtttccagatttttgcacttagcttttaggatcatacattccctagacagctgttccttctcattgtttatgaccttagactcatcaatgaagtctagtagTAATTCAAATAgcttttctttagacaaaaatttaatcttgtcttgagatgaatcacacttacctcttgttcatcatcttaTTCTCCAATGTCCATGtacttgttcatctccagcttcatcttctgaatcctcatctgagctttatccccaagcagcaaccatagcctttgttgatcctttgtttttcttgGGTTGAACTTGTTCATTCTTCCTGTTTCTTCGATCAAccctttctttcttccattcaatttcccactgaggacaattcttgatcattggttagtcttaccacatttgttgCAGCCTTCACTGGTCTGTTTTTCAGGGGCcattggtttgttgaaggttgcacctcttgaagaaccctttcctctgattaggtacttcttgaaatcccttgtgatcatagtcatttcatcatcctctaattttgcaccttcagctattctaAGAGCCatacttctttccttcttgggtgcatccatcttcatggtttgccttctcagtccataggcagtgagatttccaatcagctcatccaacttgagagtagcaatgttctttgattcctgaaaagcagtgattttgctttcccaagttactggCAAGACCCTTgacaagattttctcaacctggtcttcttcaaggataattcatccaagagacttaagttcatttgttagttttGTGAACCTTGTGtgcatctcttggatggtttcacctttcttcatggtgaaattctcatattgacaATACagtagtgttcctcttgatctctttacttgagaaGTTCCTTCATGGGCCGCTTGTAGAGTGTCCCAGATCTCCTTAGAAGTAGTACAACATCTTTGAATTTTGCTATACtcgtctggacctagtccacacacaagccatttcttggccttggcattatttttccatttcttcaaatcttcagtaGTACAGCCAGCTCTCGTCTTTGACACGTCCACTCCTTTAGCATTCTTCTTTGtggtagccaggggaccatcaaTAACAATGTCCCAAAGTTCATAGTCTTCTTCTATGATGTGgtctctcatcctgttcttccaccaggaatagtactggccattaaagagtggaggcctaacAGTAGATTGTCCTTCCCAAATTCTAGGTAGTGCACTTctcttgatctgttcctaaggtgttagcatCTTCAAGGAAAATCTGCTCTGATACTagttgatgttttatacttcaataccacacaagggggggggaggtgatttgtgtggtacccaatttttgcttaacttgattatagaaggacctggttcttctatgtgttccaactgccactgttgcagaataataaatacagaaaataaagaacatagagattttatgtggaaaacacctggctcaaaaggtgaaaaaccacaacctaccttccagtagaattttcccaaactctccactaaaatcactgagccaaaaactgcatttacaaaaaactcttttgtaaacataggattaactctaatcccattgtggcacacagcctcaactgttgcgacaacttcaagttaactctaacttgaaaactctaagtacctaatgcaatttcttctaaataagctgaaaggtacaatgtaaaatcacctactacaattgaactagaataaaagatagatacTTGGAACTGATTCTtatatctggttcaagtagcttcaggtttgtACGCTTGAATCAcatataaattgcttgcaaaattgccttgctattttgctctcaattcacgtttaacttctgcttatgtgcattacctgtaaaagagaacaacattaatatttaagaagttagcaattagagattgactaggatactgatgctactcttccatggtggaagagttctagttgatctcatactctaactctatccttttcctaaatcgtgttctctttgtgtaaggagtctttctccttatccaatatgcaacattttcgatcatgatcaggagatatcacttctgataagttaggCTTGACTCCTTCATGTGCATTTCACATGTATCATAATTGtgtttcacaagatggacctggtccatatcTGAGTTCCTTTAACTTCACCTTTACTTGTCCAACAGTAACTGACAAGAACTTTTCGCTGTTATTCATCAAAATTCACATAGCTCAAGGTCAACAATACACAAAACAAAATATGATGATTCCAGCATATTATCTTTTTTTTGGTTACTAAAACCTAATCATattatctttttttttggttACTAAAACCAGGCATTTTATTTATTGAAGCGGGAATAAAGGATTACAAAGAGGGGGCTGAACGTAGAGTTACAATCCCCTGCGAGTCCAAAAGTAAGCGTGGTAAGAAAAAGGGTAGAGGGTAATCAAAAACTACAACATACCAAAGCTCCCGCAATGCCATTACCCTCTCTATAGGAGTGTTGGACCTGTGGCATCCCTCTAGTGTCTCTTCTTTATAATGGAGGGATGTAAGTAAGTATATTTAGTTCACACGGATAGCATGTCACTGCAttacaaaatataaaaacaaCAGAAAATCTTATTTGACAGCTTGTGTGGAAAGCTATAATGATATATCTATATATGAAAAAGGACACAAATATTATAAATAAGTAAACACCAACGGAAGAAAGTATAATGGTAGGGTTGACAAGGAAATTCAAATGCAAGATTCTTCTTTTAAGAAAAGGTTTGATGCCAGTTGGGAGTTTCCAGTCAAAGTGATACAACAGTTGAGCCAGTGAAAAGTAAACATTTGCTAAACCAAATGATATTCCAGGGCAAATTCTTCTTCCGCTACCAAagggaagatattcataattatTACCAATATAATCCATAGAGTTGTGTTTAAATCTCTCATGTTTAAAGCTTTTTACGTCATCCAAATATTTTGGATCTCTTCCCATTGCCCAAACATTAACCTCGACTTTTGTTTTCAATGGAATAGTGTAGCCGTTTAAGTCTGTTTCTTCTCTACATTCTCTTGTAAGCAAAAGAGGTAGTGGAGGATGGAGTCTGAAAGTTTCTTTAATCCATCTTTAGGTATTTGAACTCCTCGACATCAATTTCATCAAAAGTTTCTTTCCCTCTCAAAATTTTTCTTACCTCTGCTTGAGCTTTGGAAAATACACTTGGATTCTTCATCATTTCGATCATGGCCAATTAATTGTTGTTGATGAAGTATATGTTCCCGCACCAAAGATGTCCTTCATTTTCGAGCAAGTTACAATATTCATTTCTCTTACAACCTTCTTGACAAATTTCTACTGAAATATTCAAATAACATATTTGTACTACGTTTGTGCTACTACCTTTACTCTACACCAAAAGGAACTTTTAAATTTTCAATGCCAAAAACCCCCAACAAAAAAATTATCATGTTATTTTGCTACTTGTTTCGTTATCCTAATGCCAAGTTGTAGTGGTTGAAATAACATTTGTTGTAAGTTTCAAATGTGTAATTTTTATGACGAAAGTAAGATTAGTTGTCCTAATTGAAAGCTAACTAAAGTGACTTTTAAGTACAAAAATTAATTATGCAATTTGAGAACGTTAGTATTAA
This genomic stretch from Nicotiana sylvestris chromosome 9, ASM39365v2, whole genome shotgun sequence harbors:
- the LOC138877226 gene encoding uncharacterized protein; protein product: MRDHIIEEDYELWDIVIDGPLATTKKNAKGVDVSKTRAGCTTEDLKKWKNNAKAKKWLVCGLGPDEYSKIQRCCTTSKEIWDTLQAAHEGTSQVKRSRGTLLYCQYENFTMKKEDQVEKILSRVLPVTWESKITAFQESKNIATLKLDELIGNLTAYGLRRQTMKMDAPKKERSMALRIAEGAKLEDDEMTMITRDFKKYLIRGKGSSRGATFNKPMAPEKQTSEGCNKCGKTNQ